Proteins from a genomic interval of Treponema brennaborense DSM 12168:
- a CDS encoding GntP family permease, with the protein MNGISGGQMLIALGIGLSVLILLILRTKLHVFIALIVASCIIGLGGGMKGNDVIAAITGGFGGTLGSIGIIIGMGVMMGKIFEISGAAERMARTFLKLFGKGKEEMAMALTGFLVSIPIFCDSGFVILSPLAKAISRRTKKSIVSLSIALAAGLVITHSLVPPTPGPLGVAGTFGVDIGSFLLLALAISVLPAVACMFYGKYLGKKIYQIPSETDDGWIRPPYQSSVSETADTECETRMPSTFTAFVPLLTPIILILLNTVLSALRITNGVASIFIFLGKPIIAVSIGLILAIYTLTPKKPRKEVITELEGSIKSAGIIILVTGAGGALGQIIKAAGVGDYIAAGIAATPLPVILLPFVIATLVRFVQGSGTVAMITAAGITAPIVAAAGGNMVLGALAACSGSLFFSYFNDSFYWVVNRFTGITETKEQIRVWSVTTTIAWAVSFAELLVLNIFM; encoded by the coding sequence ATGAATGGTATTTCAGGTGGACAAATGTTGATTGCACTGGGAATCGGCTTATCGGTACTTATTCTGCTGATTTTAAGAACAAAACTGCATGTTTTTATTGCGCTGATCGTAGCTTCGTGCATTATAGGACTCGGCGGCGGAATGAAAGGAAACGACGTTATTGCAGCGATAACGGGAGGCTTCGGAGGAACCTTAGGCAGTATCGGTATTATCATCGGAATGGGCGTTATGATGGGGAAAATTTTTGAAATTTCAGGCGCTGCCGAACGGATGGCTCGAACATTCTTGAAATTATTCGGGAAAGGCAAAGAAGAAATGGCCATGGCACTGACGGGATTTCTGGTTTCCATTCCCATTTTTTGTGATTCGGGCTTCGTAATCCTTTCTCCTTTGGCAAAAGCCATTTCCCGGCGAACGAAAAAGTCGATAGTCAGTTTGAGCATAGCGCTTGCAGCGGGACTGGTGATTACCCATTCGCTGGTGCCGCCGACGCCGGGTCCGTTGGGAGTTGCGGGAACGTTCGGAGTGGATATCGGATCTTTTCTGCTGTTAGCCCTGGCGATATCAGTCTTGCCCGCAGTAGCGTGCATGTTCTACGGAAAATATCTGGGCAAAAAAATCTATCAGATTCCGAGTGAAACGGACGACGGATGGATCAGACCTCCCTATCAGAGCTCCGTATCCGAAACCGCCGATACGGAATGTGAAACCCGTATGCCTTCAACTTTTACCGCGTTTGTTCCGCTGCTTACTCCCATTATACTGATTCTGCTGAATACGGTACTGAGCGCGCTGCGGATAACGAACGGAGTTGCTTCAATATTCATTTTTCTGGGAAAACCGATCATCGCCGTTAGCATCGGACTTATTCTCGCAATTTATACTCTTACGCCGAAAAAACCCAGAAAAGAAGTAATCACGGAATTGGAAGGAAGCATTAAATCAGCCGGTATCATCATTTTAGTAACCGGTGCCGGCGGAGCTTTGGGGCAAATAATAAAAGCGGCCGGAGTCGGTGATTACATTGCCGCCGGAATAGCGGCAACACCCCTGCCGGTCATACTATTGCCGTTCGTTATCGCAACCTTAGTACGCTTCGTACAAGGGTCCGGTACCGTCGCGATGATTACGGCGGCGGGAATAACGGCTCCGATCGTTGCCGCGGCGGGAGGGAACATGGTTTTAGGAGCGTTAGCAGCCTGCAGCGGTTCGTTGTTTTTCTCATATTTTAACGACAGTTTCTATTGGGTAGTCAACAGATTTACCGGAATCACTGAAACGAAAGAACAGATACGAGTATGGTCAGTCACGACGACCATCGCCTGGGCAGTTTCTTTTGCGGAACTCTTAGTACTGAATATTTTCATGTAA
- the pdxA gene encoding 4-hydroxythreonine-4-phosphate dehydrogenase PdxA gives MTKPCIAIPMGDPAGIGPEIIAKALYDERIQKDINCLIIGDSRIMEEAVKITGLPLRIRRIQDPSECRYAQGTINLLPIDNIDTTRFRFGQIDGMCGRAAFSYIEKSIELALAKKVSAIATTPINKEALKAGGIPYIGHTEIFGALTHTEDPLTMFEVRGLRIFFLTRHVSLRAACDMVKKDRIKDYVKRCYKMLKTLGVQQGTMAVAGLNPHSGEHGLFGNEETTEVIPAVQELQSEGYNVAGPIGADSVFHLTLQGKFNSVLSLYHDQGHIAAKTLDFERTVSVTGGMPILRTSVDHGTAMDIAGTGSASAVSMIEAIRLGAKYAVKFTQE, from the coding sequence ATGACCAAACCGTGTATTGCGATTCCGATGGGCGATCCCGCCGGCATAGGGCCGGAAATTATTGCAAAAGCCCTGTACGATGAACGGATTCAGAAAGACATAAATTGTCTTATAATAGGAGACAGCCGTATAATGGAAGAAGCGGTAAAAATAACGGGACTGCCGCTCCGTATACGCCGAATACAAGATCCCTCGGAATGCAGATACGCTCAGGGCACGATAAACCTGCTGCCCATTGATAATATCGACACGACCCGTTTCCGATTCGGTCAAATCGACGGAATGTGCGGCAGGGCGGCGTTCAGCTATATTGAAAAAAGTATCGAACTGGCTTTGGCAAAAAAAGTATCGGCGATTGCGACAACTCCGATCAACAAGGAAGCTTTAAAAGCCGGAGGCATACCGTATATAGGTCATACCGAAATATTCGGCGCGCTTACTCACACGGAAGATCCGCTTACCATGTTTGAAGTGCGGGGATTACGCATTTTCTTTCTGACCCGTCACGTATCGTTAAGAGCGGCATGTGATATGGTAAAAAAAGACCGAATTAAAGATTACGTAAAACGCTGTTACAAAATGCTGAAGACACTCGGTGTTCAGCAGGGAACCATGGCAGTCGCCGGCTTGAATCCTCACAGCGGCGAGCACGGCCTTTTCGGAAATGAAGAGACAACGGAAGTCATTCCCGCGGTACAGGAACTTCAGTCGGAAGGCTACAACGTCGCCGGTCCCATAGGAGCAGACTCCGTATTTCATTTAACACTGCAAGGAAAATTCAACAGCGTGCTGTCGCTGTACCACGATCAAGGGCATATTGCCGCCAAAACGTTGGATTTTGAACGTACCGTTTCCGTTACCGGAGGTATGCCTATTCTGCGGACATCCGTCGACCACGGTACGGCCATGGATATTGCGGGAACGGGCAGCGCGAGCGCCGTAAGCATGATTGAAGCGATACGCTTGGGGGCAAAATACGCCGTAAAATTTACGCAAGAATAA
- a CDS encoding four-carbon acid sugar kinase family protein, with amino-acid sequence MDMAQCLIIADDLTGANATGVLLQKINYQSFTVTDMERFEKSVTRNCDCIIYPTDSRAIDPEVAYERVFIAVKMLAAQDTRIFCKRIDSTLRGNIGTEIDALLDAVGAPYVAFIVPCFPESGRIVCGGYMLVNSVPLHKTEAAIDPKTPVTSSSVRNLICRQSAYDALVLYIDDLQKGKNHLISRIIEAKTEGKRIILFDCISQEDLNLIAEAGIESGIPFICVDPGPFSATVVRKTIIPKEQKKNMKLLAVVGSVNPVARMQIDELFLSQSVHSVCIRTKELVNGEQSRQREIRRTVGEFLAGYENSQISCIYGDGIYPENRVDFSHYTARQECTAAHLSDLINTAFAEITHAILREAPDFAGIYTCGGDITVAVSKQLQVSGIKLIGEVLPLAAYGEFIGGKYAGLKIITKGGMAGDKDAMKRCILYMQERLLL; translated from the coding sequence ATGGACATGGCACAATGCCTTATTATTGCCGACGACCTGACGGGAGCGAATGCAACCGGCGTACTGCTGCAAAAAATAAACTATCAGTCCTTTACCGTTACGGATATGGAGCGTTTTGAAAAATCCGTAACTCGAAACTGCGACTGTATCATTTATCCTACGGACAGCCGCGCCATTGATCCTGAAGTTGCGTACGAGCGCGTATTTATCGCAGTAAAAATGCTTGCGGCGCAGGATACCCGTATTTTCTGCAAACGGATAGACAGTACGCTGCGGGGAAACATCGGAACGGAAATCGACGCGCTGCTTGACGCAGTGGGAGCTCCGTACGTCGCATTCATTGTGCCCTGTTTTCCCGAATCGGGCAGAATAGTCTGCGGCGGATATATGCTTGTCAATTCCGTTCCCCTTCACAAAACGGAAGCGGCGATAGATCCGAAAACGCCCGTTACGTCTTCTTCAGTACGCAATCTGATTTGCAGGCAATCCGCATACGACGCGCTCGTTTTGTACATAGACGACTTGCAAAAAGGAAAAAATCATCTCATTTCGCGTATAATCGAAGCAAAAACGGAAGGGAAAAGAATAATACTTTTCGACTGCATATCGCAGGAAGATTTGAATCTTATTGCAGAAGCGGGGATCGAAAGCGGAATCCCTTTTATATGCGTAGATCCGGGCCCGTTCAGCGCAACGGTAGTACGCAAAACGATTATTCCGAAAGAGCAGAAAAAAAACATGAAACTGCTCGCCGTCGTCGGCAGCGTTAATCCCGTAGCGCGGATGCAGATAGACGAACTGTTTCTTTCACAATCGGTTCATTCGGTGTGTATCAGAACGAAGGAACTTGTGAACGGCGAACAAAGCAGGCAAAGGGAAATACGGAGAACGGTCGGCGAATTCCTTGCAGGATATGAAAACAGTCAAATTTCCTGTATTTACGGAGACGGCATATATCCCGAAAACAGAGTCGATTTTTCGCATTATACGGCACGGCAGGAATGCACGGCAGCCCATTTATCGGATTTGATAAACACTGCTTTTGCGGAAATTACTCACGCGATATTACGGGAAGCACCCGATTTTGCAGGTATATATACCTGCGGAGGCGATATTACCGTTGCCGTCAGCAAGCAGCTGCAAGTTTCCGGTATAAAACTGATAGGAGAAGTACTGCCGCTCGCTGCATACGGCGAGTTTATCGGCGGAAAATATGCAGGACTCAAAATCATTACGAAAGGAGGTATGGCAGGAGATAAAGACGCCATGAAACGATGCATTTTGTACATGCAGGAACGTTTGCTTTTATAA
- a CDS encoding DeoR/GlpR family DNA-binding transcription regulator, which translates to MLERERIQFILEKIKTGKAVHVETLANETNVSTMTIRRDLAKLAKNGLIDRCHGGALLKRETPYQEKQISNLEEKQHIARTALRFVEENSTVFLDAGTTTWQIALLLSEFPSLKVVTADLEIANHLKRSEVQLFVCGGEVQKKTGSMIGWFTNNMLENMRFDVSFIGAPCIDQRFDVLTPTAAKAELKRLIVKNSCSSFLTVDSSKFYKQAMTRINSLADYTGVITTKEFSQSEQQLLLQKNITLIKG; encoded by the coding sequence ATGCTTGAACGGGAACGGATACAGTTTATTTTGGAAAAAATAAAGACAGGGAAAGCGGTTCACGTAGAAACGCTGGCCAATGAAACAAATGTCAGCACAATGACAATCCGCCGCGATCTTGCAAAATTGGCAAAAAACGGCCTGATAGACCGCTGCCACGGCGGGGCCCTCTTAAAACGGGAAACTCCTTATCAGGAAAAACAAATAAGCAATCTGGAAGAAAAACAACATATCGCCCGTACGGCGCTCCGTTTTGTAGAAGAAAACAGTACCGTTTTTCTTGACGCCGGAACCACCACCTGGCAGATTGCCTTATTACTCAGTGAATTTCCGTCTTTAAAAGTGGTAACGGCAGATTTGGAAATTGCCAATCACCTGAAACGATCCGAAGTGCAGCTGTTCGTCTGCGGCGGAGAGGTACAGAAGAAAACCGGCAGCATGATCGGCTGGTTTACGAATAACATGCTCGAAAACATGCGTTTCGACGTTTCGTTTATCGGTGCGCCGTGTATCGACCAACGTTTTGATGTTCTGACGCCCACCGCCGCTAAAGCGGAACTGAAAAGACTCATCGTGAAAAACAGCTGTTCTTCGTTTCTCACGGTGGATTCAAGTAAATTTTATAAACAGGCAATGACGCGGATTAATTCACTTGCGGACTATACCGGTGTAATTACTACGAAAGAATTTTCGCAATCGGAACAACAACTTTTGCTGCAAAAAAATATTACGCTTATAAAAGGATAA
- a CDS encoding GTPase, which yields MSMENTPISERLHVGIFGRMNSGKSTLLNAITGQNAALTSPVKGTTTDPVYKPMELHGVGPVVFIDTAGFDDTGELGEKRIAQTLLAAEKTDVALLVWEPGTLLTGQPLPEPELRWLRRLRDAGKKCILILNKTDTISARTLAVCRARIEEAVSSLAGTDAASIPILTLSAGSGSVTETVRTAIAGCVPEDFRERTLTGNLCRAGDAVVLVMPQDIQAPKGRLILPQVRVLRELLDKKCRAFCCTADQFPHTLRALIAAPELVITDSQVFARVRTELNERYGTNAAVTPETADAADSAGTPGAADETDSAKRPETADSPAPRLTSFSILLAAEKGDIKLFLEGAHAMERLPDGGSILIAEACTHAPLSEDIGTVKIPRLLREKYPGVHIRFVRGADFPDTLTDENGRPRYDLIIQCGSCMANRAFVLARQEKARRAGIPLTNYGLAIAQLTGILPAVAVPGIESV from the coding sequence ATGAGCATGGAAAACACTCCGATCTCAGAGCGGCTGCACGTGGGCATTTTCGGCAGAATGAACAGCGGAAAGTCGACGCTGCTGAACGCGATCACCGGACAGAACGCCGCGCTGACCTCGCCGGTAAAAGGCACCACGACTGACCCGGTATACAAACCGATGGAACTGCACGGCGTCGGCCCGGTCGTGTTCATAGACACGGCCGGCTTCGACGACACGGGCGAACTCGGAGAAAAACGCATCGCGCAGACGCTGCTTGCCGCCGAAAAAACGGACGTCGCGCTGCTCGTGTGGGAACCGGGCACGCTCCTCACCGGACAGCCGCTGCCCGAACCGGAACTGCGCTGGCTGCGCCGGCTGCGGGACGCCGGCAAAAAATGTATTCTGATACTGAACAAAACCGACACGATCAGCGCACGGACGCTCGCCGTTTGCCGCGCCCGTATTGAGGAAGCCGTCAGCAGCTTGGCGGGAACGGACGCCGCTTCCATACCGATTCTGACGCTCAGCGCGGGAAGCGGCTCCGTTACCGAAACCGTACGAACCGCAATTGCCGGCTGCGTACCGGAAGATTTTCGGGAACGGACGCTCACCGGCAACCTCTGCCGCGCCGGAGACGCCGTCGTTCTGGTTATGCCGCAGGACATACAGGCGCCCAAAGGCAGGCTGATTCTGCCGCAAGTACGCGTGCTTCGGGAACTGCTCGACAAAAAGTGCCGCGCGTTCTGCTGTACGGCCGACCAGTTTCCGCACACGCTGCGCGCCCTGATCGCTGCGCCGGAACTCGTTATTACCGACAGTCAGGTATTCGCCCGCGTCCGAACCGAACTGAACGAACGGTACGGAACGAACGCCGCCGTTACGCCCGAAACGGCAGACGCGGCGGATTCGGCGGGAACACCCGGAGCGGCGGACGAGACAGATTCAGCGAAAAGACCCGAAACGGCGGATTCGCCGGCGCCCCGTCTCACGTCGTTCAGCATTCTGCTAGCCGCGGAAAAAGGAGACATCAAACTGTTCCTTGAAGGAGCGCACGCCATGGAACGGCTGCCGGACGGCGGCAGCATCCTCATCGCCGAAGCCTGTACGCACGCGCCGCTTTCGGAAGATATCGGTACCGTAAAGATTCCCCGGCTGCTGCGCGAAAAATATCCCGGCGTGCATATCCGATTCGTCCGCGGCGCCGATTTTCCCGATACGCTGACGGATGAAAACGGCCGACCGCGCTACGACCTCATCATTCAATGCGGCTCGTGTATGGCTAACCGTGCGTTCGTGCTCGCGCGTCAGGAAAAAGCCCGGCGTGCGGGAATTCCCCTGACGAATTACGGCCTCGCCATAGCGCAGCTGACCGGAATATTACCGGCAGTCGCCGTTCCCGGAATCGAATCGGTATAA